The Candidatus Omnitrophota bacterium region TATATCTTCTGGAATTCCGCCGCTTCGGTCTCTGCCGTGCCCGTCATACCGGCCAGTTTTTTATACATCCTGAAGTAGTTCTGGAAGGTGATCGTGGCGAGCGTCTGGTTCTCCCGCTCTATCTTCACGCCCTCTTTCGCTTCCACCGCCTGGTGGAGACCGTCCGACCAGCGCCTCCCCGGCATCAGCCGTCCCGTGAACTCGTCGACTATGACCACCTCATCGTCCTTTACGACATAGTCGACGTCGCGCTTGTAAAGGGCATGCGCCCGCACGGCCTGGCGTATGTGATGCTCCCATTCCGACTGCAGGTCATCGTAGAGGTTCTTGACCCCCAGCATCTCCTGGCACTTCATGACCCCTTCTTCCGTAAGGTTAACGGTATGGTTCTTCTCGTTCACCACATAGTCGATGCCCTTCTCGATGTCGAGCCCCTTGTATTTTGCCGCTATCTCTTCGCTGTCGGTGATCGTCTTGCCCCTGAGGCGCGGGACTATCTTATTTATGGTGTAATATTTATCGGTCGACTCTTCGGCGGGGCCGGATATGATGAGCGGCGTCCTCGACTCGTCGACAAGGATCGAATCTACCTCATCGACAATGGCGTAGTTCAGGGGCTTCTGGACCATATCCTCTTTTCTGACCACCATATTGTCGCGCAGGTAGTCGAAACCGAATTCGTTGTTCGTGCCGTATGTCACGTCGCACCCGTATGCCTCCTGCCGCGACTTCTGGTCCATGTCATGCTGGATTACGCCTATGGTAAGCCCCAGGAATTCATATATCGGTCCCATCCAGGCCCTGTCCCTTTTGGCGAGGTAATCATTGACCGTCACCACATGTACGCCTTCGCCGGTCAGGGCATTAAGATATACCGGCAGGGTGCCCACAAGCGTCTTCCCCTCTCCGGTGGCCATCTCAGCTATCTTGCCCTGATGCAGTACGATACCACCCATGAGCTGGACATCGAAGTGCCTCAGTTTTATGGTGCGCTTCGAGGCCTCCCGCACCACGGCGAACGCTTCGGGCAGGACACCCTCGAAGGTCCTGTTCCTGAGATCGCGGAGCTTCCTCTTCAGTCGCTCTTTTTCGTCGGGCGATGTGGAGCTCCTGAACAATTCCTCGAGCTCCCTTATCTGGTCGATGTGATCTTTCCTCTTCTCCGATATCCTCTGCCTGAACTCGTCGGTCTTGGCGCGCAGCTCTGAGTCGGAAAGCTTGGATATCTCCGGCTCGAAGGAATTGATGACGTCGACGGTAGGCCGGAGCGTCCTCACCATCCTCTCGTTCTGCGTCCCGATTATCTTTTTCAGTATGTAGTTGAGCATGAATTTTAACTTTGAGCTTTGGGCCGTGGGCTTTGGGCCGCGGGCTTTGGGCCCTGGGCCCTTTTCAGATACGCCTCTATAAGCTCGTCGAGCTTGCCCTCGAGCACCGCCGAGGCGTTCCCCGTCTCATAGTCGGTCCTGTGGTCTTTCACCATGGAATACGGGTGCAGGACATACGACCGTATCTGGCTTCCCCACGCGATCTCTTTCTTCGCGTCATATGCCTTCTCCAATTCTTTCGTCTTCCTGGAATGCTCCACTTCATAGAGTTTTGACGCCAGGAGCTTCAGAGCCATCGTCTTATTCTTGAACTGGGAACGCTCGTTCTGGCACTGCACTATTATCCCTGTGGGCACGTGCGTGATCCGCACCGCCGAATCTGTCTTATTTACGTGCTGTCCGCCCTTCCCTCCCGCGCGATAGGTATCTATCTTAAGGTCCGCCTCTTTTATATCCACTTTTATATCGTCCGCGATCTCGGGTATGACATCGACCGAGGCAAATGAAGTATGGCGGCGTTTATTGGAATCGAAAGGCGAGATCCTTACCAGGCGGTGGACACCTGATTCCGACTTCAGATAACCGTACGCGTAATCGCCGCTCACCAGGACCGTGACGCTCTTTATCCCCGCCTCTTCACCGACCAGCTGGTCGAGCCGGCTGATCACGTACCCCCTGCCCTCGGCCCAGAGCGTGTACATCCTGAGGAGCATGGCGGCCCAATCGCATGATTCGGTGCCGCCGGCGCCGGCGTTGATGCTGAGGATGGCGTTATTGCTGTCGCTCTCCCCGCCCAGCAGGCTCTTGAATTCTAGGCCGTCCAGTTCCTTTTTTAATCTTGCCAGGTCGGCATTGAAATGGCCGAGCGATTCGGTGTCCCCGGCTTCGGCTATGCCTACGATATCCTTTATGTCCTTCAGGCCGGCCTCTATCCTGCTGAACGGCTCGACCACCGCCTTGAGGCCCTTGAGCTCTCTTATTATCGTCTTTGAGCGCTCCTGGTCCTTCCAGAAGTCGGCCTTCGATATCTCGGCCTCGAGCGCCTTTATCCTTTCGACCTTTTGGCCGACATCAAAGATACCTCCGGAGGTCTTCCAGTTTCTCCTCGGCCGCTTTCATATCTTCACCCAGTTTCTCTATCATATTTTCCGGACCTTTCAACTAATGATTATAACAGCGTATTCACAACCCGTCAACGCCTTCGGACTTCAGCATCCTCCTCTTCGCTGATGTGCCGCGCGCGTATCCTCCTATGGATCCGTCCGACTTTATGACACGGTGGCAGGGTATGATATCCGTGTATCTATTCTTATTCAGGGCATTGCCAACTGCGCGGCATGCCTTCGGGCTCCCGGCCATCCGCGCGACCCACGCGTAAGAACGGACCTCCCCGCGCGGTATGCCGCTGACCGCTTCATATACCCGCCTTTCGAAGACGCTCAGGGAACTATCTTTTAAAATAGCCGACGATGTTACGCGCCGTCTTTTCATCTATCCCTCCTTCGGCCTTAAGCTCATCGAGCCCGGCCTCCCGTATCTTATCGACCGAACCGAACCGGTTGAGCAGGGAGCGCCTGCGCTTGGGCCCGACCCCCTTTATCCGGTCCAGCTCCGAACTTTCGACTTTTTTCGACAGCAGCTTCTTATGGTAAGCTATGGCGAACCTGTGCGCCTCGTCACGTATCCTCTGCACCAGGTGCATGGCCTTTGACTCCTTCGGCAGCACTATAGGATCTTTCTTATCGGGCGTGTAGATGCGCTCGAACTCTTTCGCTATCCCTATAACGGCAAGTCCGCCCAGGCCCATCCTGCCGAGCTCATCCGTTGCGACGCCGAGGTGGCCCTTTCCCCCGTCTATCACGACAAGGTCGGGCAGGCTTCTTTTCTCCTCCAGCATACGTCTGTACCTGCGCCGCACCAGCTCCCTCATCATGCTGTAATCGTCAACACCGGAGACGGTCTTTATCCTGAAGTGCCGGTACTCGCTCTTCCTGGGCCTCCCCTTATAAAAAGATATCATCGAGCCGACGGCCTCCCGGCCCATCGTATTGGATACGTCGAACGCCTCTATCACCTCTATCCTCTTATCCATCCCTATGACCCTGCCGAGCTCATCAAGCTCATCGCGCGTGGTGTAACTTACGCCATTCTCCCTGAAAGTGCTTAGCGCCTCTATCCTGTCCCTCAGGCGCGCCGCCTTCTCAAAGTCCTGTGATCCGGAGGCCTTCGCCATCTTTGCCGAAATGAAGGCCACCAGTTCCGAACTCTTCCCGTCCAGGAATAGTTCGAGCTCACGCACCACATCTTTGTAGTCAGCCTCTTCTACCTTGCCGGCGCACGGGCCCGGGCACTGTTTTAAATGGTAGTTCAGGCATACCCTTTTAGGCATAGCCCGGCAGGTCCGTAACGGAAATAGCCTGCGCAGGATCGAGACGGCCTCTCTCAGGAGCGTGGCGTCCGTATAAGGCCCGTAATAAAGGGCCCCGTCATCTTTCCTCTGGCGCGTTATCAGCAGGCGCGGGAACTTCTCGTTCACGGTCAGCTTCAGCATGGGATAGCTCTTCCCGTCCTTGAGCGCGACATTATATCTGGGAGAGAGCTGCTTTATGAGCCCATTCTCATATATCAGCGCCTCCGCCTCCGTAGCGGTGGGTATATAAGCTATATCCCTGATTTTTTCCACAAGCGCTTCGATCCGGCCGGCGAGCCGCCGGTTCTGATAGAAGTAGCTCGATGCGCGCTTGCGCAGGTTAAGCGCCTTGCCCACATAGAGGACGGCCCCGGCCTCATCCTTCATCAGGTAGACGCCGGGAGACGCCGGGAGATCTTTTATCTTCTCTTTGATATCCATCCGAGAAAGCCCTTCAACTCTTTTACGCCGAAGAGGAATGAGGCCAGGAAGAAGACGCCTGTACCTAGAAATATGGCGGCGAAAAGCGTCCTGGCATCAACGGCATGGGAAGACCTCAGTATGATCACAAGCGCCATCCCCATCGCGACGCTGGAGGCCAGCACCCTGACGAAAGAATCGGTTATGGCCCGGGTGCCCAGCGCGCCTATCCGCCTCTTCAGGATGATATAGAGGCACAGGAAATTGAATGTGGCCGATATGGAGGTCGCAAGGGCCACCCCGCCCAATTTCAGGGGCCACATGAGTATCAGGTTAAGGATGACGTTCAGGATGACGGAGGCGAACGCCGTCTTCACCGGGGTCATCGTATCGTGCATCGAATAGAAGCAGGAGACGAGCAGCTTTACGCCGCCGTATGCGCAGAGGCCGAAAGAATAGAAGAAGAGGGCATCCTGTGTGATGGCGGTAGAGTATGAGGTGAACTCCCCCCTTTCAAAAAGGATCCTTATGATAGGCGTCCCCAGTATGGCCAGGCCGAAACTTGCCGGTATCATGATGAAGAAGACGCTCCGGAGCGAGAACGAAAGCGTCTCTTTCATCCTGTCGATATCGCCGAGGGCGAACTCCTGGCTCATCCTGGGCAGGGCCGCCTGCGCCATGGCGAGGCCGAATATCGCAAGAGGGAACTGCACCAACCGGTTAGCGTAGTATAGAGCGGCCACTCCGCCTGTGCCCACTATCCAGGCAAGCGAGGCCACTATCGTATCTACAAAGATATTTATCTGATAGACTGCCGACCCCATGACGCGGGGAACCAGCAATATACCTATCTTCTTCACCGCCGGGTGGCTGAACCCGTCCCTGAAATTGACGGTCATCCCGTATTTAAGCATGGAAGGTATATTCAGGGCGAGCTGCAGGGCCCCTCCTGCCAGGACGCCTATGACGAGACCGAATACGCCTATCCTTGGGCAGAGCCATAGAGCCGAGGCGATCATGGCCATATTCATAACGGACGGCCCGAACGCCGGGCTCCAGAAGTGCTTCAGGGTATTGAGTACCCCCATCGCGTACGCGGTCAACCCTATGAGGACCAGGTAGGGAAATATGACCCTATTGAGGGTTATCGTCAGCTCCAGCGCCTCCGGTTCCCTCATAAATCCGGGCGCTATGAGGCGCACTATCAGAGGAGAGGCCAGGACACCGGCTGCGGTGATGGCTATAAGCACTACGCTCATTATATTGAAGAGGATGCGGGATATGCGCAGGAACTCCTCTTCTCCCCTTTGCGTGCGGTATTCCGTCAGCACCGGGACTATGGCAGAGTTGGTGGCGCCTTCGCCGACAAGGTCCCTTAGGCTGTTCGGGATCCTGAACGCCACGACGAACGCCTGTGCCGCCAGGCTCGTCCCGAAAAAATTGGCTATGACTATGTCCCTG contains the following coding sequences:
- a CDS encoding excinuclease ABC subunit UvrC — protein: MDIKEKIKDLPASPGVYLMKDEAGAVLYVGKALNLRKRASSYFYQNRRLAGRIEALVEKIRDIAYIPTATEAEALIYENGLIKQLSPRYNVALKDGKSYPMLKLTVNEKFPRLLITRQRKDDGALYYGPYTDATLLREAVSILRRLFPLRTCRAMPKRVCLNYHLKQCPGPCAGKVEEADYKDVVRELELFLDGKSSELVAFISAKMAKASGSQDFEKAARLRDRIEALSTFRENGVSYTTRDELDELGRVIGMDKRIEVIEAFDVSNTMGREAVGSMISFYKGRPRKSEYRHFRIKTVSGVDDYSMMRELVRRRYRRMLEEKRSLPDLVVIDGGKGHLGVATDELGRMGLGGLAVIGIAKEFERIYTPDKKDPIVLPKESKAMHLVQRIRDEAHRFAIAYHKKLLSKKVESSELDRIKGVGPKRRRSLLNRFGSVDKIREAGLDELKAEGGIDEKTARNIVGYFKR
- a CDS encoding MGMT family protein gives rise to the protein MKRRRVTSSAILKDSSLSVFERRVYEAVSGIPRGEVRSYAWVARMAGSPKACRAVGNALNKNRYTDIIPCHRVIKSDGSIGGYARGTSAKRRMLKSEGVDGL
- the prfB gene encoding peptide chain release factor 2 (programmed frameshift); translated protein: MIEKLGEDMKAAEEKLEDLRRYLDVGQKVERIKALEAEISKADFWKDQERSKTIIRELKGLKAVVEPFSRIEAGLKDIKDIVGIAEAGDTESLGHFNADLARLKKELDGLEFKSLLGGESDSNNAILSINAGAGGTESCDWAAMLLRMYTLWAEGRGYVISRLDQLVGEEAGIKSVTVLVSGDYAYGYLKSESGVHRLVRISPFDSNKRRHTSFASVDVIPEIADDIKVDIKEADLKIDTYRAGGKGGQHVNKTDSAVRITHVPTGIIVQCQNERSQFKNKTMALKLLASKLYEVEHSRKTKELEKAYDAKKEIAWGSQIRSYVLHPYSMVKDHRTDYETGNASAVLEGKLDELIEAYLKRAQGPKPAAQSPRPKAQS
- the murJ gene encoding murein biosynthesis integral membrane protein MurJ; this translates as MSKRGLVRSTGVIGIATAISRVLGFIRDIVIANFFGTSLAAQAFVVAFRIPNSLRDLVGEGATNSAIVPVLTEYRTQRGEEEFLRISRILFNIMSVVLIAITAAGVLASPLIVRLIAPGFMREPEALELTITLNRVIFPYLVLIGLTAYAMGVLNTLKHFWSPAFGPSVMNMAMIASALWLCPRIGVFGLVIGVLAGGALQLALNIPSMLKYGMTVNFRDGFSHPAVKKIGILLVPRVMGSAVYQINIFVDTIVASLAWIVGTGGVAALYYANRLVQFPLAIFGLAMAQAALPRMSQEFALGDIDRMKETLSFSLRSVFFIMIPASFGLAILGTPIIRILFERGEFTSYSTAITQDALFFYSFGLCAYGGVKLLVSCFYSMHDTMTPVKTAFASVILNVILNLILMWPLKLGGVALATSISATFNFLCLYIILKRRIGALGTRAITDSFVRVLASSVAMGMALVIILRSSHAVDARTLFAAIFLGTGVFFLASFLFGVKELKGFLGWISKRR